One segment of Alistipes finegoldii DSM 17242 DNA contains the following:
- a CDS encoding DUF4373 domain-containing protein gives MAGRNVKRGLVYFRMDCDIFQDRKLKRLMRRWQNDGLAVYLALLCEIYRDKGYYVTADDDLIADIADTCLLDDERTTLIYNDCIDLGLFDREILKQQGLLTSKGIQARYLDIMTVLRRKGGIDAALSLISSEEITEDAERIPENSERRAKTDETIRRNAQQTQFPPNNAEAVPENSEETAINSDNREREDNKADDNSETNLHTHSEKWKGVKGENQIENDRAALAMFNRSWNELAKHERMYIWVRRHYPIMLEFERPLTLDNCRSITDRITDWHDVERLMESIANRRNVLTAHTSAIATFNSFARMDVVLQRKQKI, from the coding sequence ATGGCAGGCAGAAACGTAAAACGGGGTTTAGTGTATTTCCGGATGGACTGCGACATCTTCCAAGACCGGAAATTAAAACGGCTGATGCGTCGATGGCAAAACGACGGGCTGGCTGTCTACCTCGCCCTGCTATGTGAAATCTACCGGGACAAAGGGTACTATGTTACTGCGGACGACGATCTGATCGCCGACATCGCCGACACCTGCCTGCTCGACGATGAGCGCACGACACTTATATACAACGACTGCATAGACCTCGGCCTATTTGACCGCGAAATACTCAAGCAACAAGGCTTACTGACATCCAAAGGCATACAGGCCCGCTACCTCGACATTATGACCGTTTTGCGGCGTAAAGGCGGTATAGATGCAGCATTATCCCTCATTTCTTCGGAAGAAATAACCGAAGATGCGGAAAGAATACCCGAAAATTCGGAAAGACGGGCGAAAACTGACGAAACTATCCGAAGAAATGCACAGCAAACCCAATTTCCACCGAACAATGCGGAAGCTGTACCGGAAAATTCCGAAGAAACGGCTATTAACTCCGACAATAGAGAAAGAGAAGATAATAAAGCAGATGATAATTCAGAAACAAACCTACATACACATAGTGAAAAATGGAAAGGGGTTAAAGGGGAAAACCAAATCGAAAACGACCGGGCGGCCCTTGCCATGTTCAACCGCAGTTGGAACGAACTCGCCAAGCACGAACGAATGTATATCTGGGTTCGTCGCCACTATCCGATCATGTTGGAATTTGAACGGCCTTTGACCCTCGACAACTGCCGCAGCATCACGGACAGAATAACCGACTGGCACGATGTCGAGCGGCTTATGGAGAGCATAGCGAATCGCCGGAACGTATTAACCGCCCACACCAGCGCAATAGCCACATTCAACAGTTTTGCCCGGATGGATGTTGTATTGCAACGAAAGCAGAAGATATGA
- a CDS encoding site-specific integrase, producing MPTFKTVIHPPYKRADGTFRVKIRITHNKQSRYLPTPYYASAAEVNDKFDFKRGTSYVDDTRPIIDKYRKVCNKYADKIDTMDVGQIVELIQNFKDEENFKLDFFAYGQLHIERLKATGRIQNATMYGTALSALRRFIGRDNLDIREITSKFVGRFIDFLIQEPPRPGHKKGRRAPSLYFSTLQALHNAAKREYNDEDLGIIRIQLSPFSKVKKPPIPTTDKQPLSLAQFRKLLTIPDDTSFVRKGDCNLQDLGRDVGILTFLLIGINTVDLYEAKGIQNGRLIYNRKKTKNRRTDNARVNIRIEPEVMPLIEKYRDPTGVRLFNFHRLYKSVNNFNRSANIGLKRIGKIIGFKDLETYTFRRTWASFAWNYCGIRDDIIDFALGHSPRSASKLAHIYITEDWDVVDQANRLVIDCIFSNRVNTIIKNTIQTQQITLIAPNNPSSTLGQRLIASR from the coding sequence ATGCCGACTTTTAAAACCGTTATTCATCCCCCGTACAAAAGAGCAGACGGGACGTTCAGAGTGAAAATTCGAATCACTCACAATAAACAATCGCGGTATCTGCCGACCCCCTACTACGCCAGCGCAGCAGAAGTAAACGACAAATTCGATTTCAAACGGGGAACCTCGTATGTTGATGATACCCGTCCTATAATTGATAAGTATAGAAAGGTCTGCAACAAATACGCCGATAAGATCGACACGATGGATGTCGGGCAAATCGTCGAATTAATCCAGAATTTCAAAGACGAGGAAAATTTCAAATTGGATTTCTTTGCTTATGGCCAATTACACATAGAGCGGCTCAAGGCAACGGGGCGCATACAAAACGCCACTATGTACGGAACGGCGTTAAGTGCGCTCCGGCGCTTCATTGGCCGGGATAATTTAGACATTCGGGAAATCACGTCTAAATTCGTCGGCAGATTTATAGATTTTCTTATTCAAGAACCACCGCGCCCCGGCCATAAGAAAGGCCGTCGGGCACCCTCTCTATATTTTTCGACGTTACAAGCCCTGCATAATGCAGCTAAAAGGGAATATAACGATGAAGATTTGGGGATTATCCGCATTCAACTCTCGCCGTTCTCAAAGGTGAAAAAGCCACCCATCCCGACAACAGACAAACAGCCTTTGAGTTTAGCACAATTCAGAAAACTACTTACCATCCCAGATGATACGTCATTTGTACGCAAAGGAGATTGCAATTTACAGGATTTAGGCCGGGATGTAGGCATCCTAACGTTCCTGCTCATCGGAATAAATACCGTAGACTTATACGAAGCAAAGGGAATACAAAACGGACGCCTTATATACAATAGGAAAAAGACCAAAAATCGCCGAACAGACAACGCACGGGTCAATATCCGTATTGAGCCAGAGGTAATGCCGCTGATCGAAAAATACCGTGATCCGACCGGGGTTCGCCTTTTCAACTTTCATAGGCTATACAAGAGTGTAAATAACTTTAACCGATCAGCGAACATAGGGCTTAAACGGATCGGAAAGATCATCGGATTTAAGGATTTAGAAACCTACACTTTCCGTCGAACATGGGCATCCTTTGCATGGAACTACTGCGGTATCCGGGATGATATTATAGATTTCGCGCTCGGGCACTCTCCGCGCAGCGCATCAAAACTGGCTCACATATACATTACCGAGGATTGGGATGTCGTCGATCAAGCCAACAGGCTTGTAATCGACTGCATTTTCAGCAATCGAGTGAATACAATCATTAAAAACACAATTCAGACCCAGCAGATTACCCTAATTGCCCCGAACAATCCATCCAGCACATTGGGGCAACGACTTATAGCGTCCCGATAA
- a CDS encoding DNA adenine methylase produces the protein MSGNKDKLIAFNYFGGKFVWLEYLYDNFPPHFTHLIDLFAGSLCVSLNYRGRVIRTANEINGEITNFFEILRDHEEELIRRLSLTPHSELEYLNSWGNTNSGKIEQARRFYVRARQSFYGLGAQAQSKGWHMTKQHVNAQGGETISRWNNGIGKLHTVAAEIRKNFQITNTSYDDCIDRLDFPGAFFYCDPPYPLASRNSQNDYHFDFTDDDHRALAARLHSIKGYAMVSSYDCPLMQELYGDWYMVRFPRKRNNLRSTVVNGSGTLVQECVWCNYTPPVVTQKLF, from the coding sequence ATGAGCGGTAACAAAGATAAACTGATCGCATTTAATTATTTCGGAGGAAAATTCGTCTGGTTAGAATACCTCTACGACAATTTTCCGCCCCACTTTACGCACCTGATCGACCTTTTCGCCGGCTCCCTTTGTGTATCGCTGAACTATCGGGGCCGGGTTATACGGACAGCCAATGAGATCAACGGGGAAATAACCAACTTTTTCGAGATACTGCGCGACCATGAAGAAGAACTTATCCGACGATTATCACTCACGCCCCACTCGGAACTGGAATATTTGAATAGCTGGGGCAATACAAATTCGGGTAAGATCGAGCAGGCGCGACGCTTCTATGTCCGGGCCCGGCAATCGTTCTACGGATTAGGGGCCCAAGCACAATCGAAAGGCTGGCATATGACCAAGCAGCACGTAAACGCTCAAGGCGGAGAAACGATTAGCCGGTGGAATAACGGAATTGGAAAGTTGCATACAGTAGCCGCCGAGATCCGCAAAAATTTCCAGATCACCAATACCAGCTACGACGACTGTATCGACCGGCTCGACTTTCCGGGCGCGTTCTTCTATTGCGACCCGCCCTATCCGTTGGCATCCCGAAACTCCCAGAACGACTACCATTTCGATTTCACGGACGACGATCACCGGGCGCTGGCGGCGCGGCTCCACTCGATTAAAGGTTACGCAATGGTGAGCAGTTATGATTGCCCGCTGATGCAGGAGTTATACGGCGATTGGTACATGGTGCGGTTCCCCAGAAAACGAAACAACCTACGTTCTACCGTTGTAAACGGCAGCGGGACGCTCGTACAGGAGTGCGTTTGGTGTAATTATACGCCCCCTGTCGTAACACAAAAATTATTCTAA
- a CDS encoding HU family DNA-binding protein, translating into MTKKELVDLIADKRDLSAQMVLTVVEDFMKIIQSSVADGQRIFLRGFGVFQPKERKAKVGRNITRGEQLSIPPKRVPQFRPYPHFKKVVEKGK; encoded by the coding sequence ATGACAAAAAAAGAGTTAGTAGACCTAATCGCGGACAAGCGAGATTTGAGCGCCCAGATGGTGCTTACGGTCGTAGAAGATTTTATGAAAATCATTCAAAGTAGCGTGGCCGATGGCCAGCGCATTTTTCTGCGTGGCTTCGGTGTTTTTCAGCCGAAAGAGCGAAAAGCCAAAGTAGGCCGAAACATCACACGAGGGGAACAACTCTCTATTCCTCCGAAACGTGTACCCCAATTCCGCCCTTACCCCCACTTTAAAAAAGTCGTGGAAAAGGGTAAGTAA
- the tpx gene encoding thiol peroxidase, translating to MSETKFKGSPVRVAGEFITAGAEAPAFELVKSDLSPLRLSDLKGKRVVLNIFPSLDTSVCATSVRKFNKLAASLPDTVVVAVSKDLPFAHARFCTTEGIENVVPASDFRASGFDGAYGVLMADGPLAGLLARAVVVIDKAGRVVYTELVPEITEEPDYDKAVEAVKAN from the coding sequence ATGTCAGAGACAAAATTCAAAGGTTCGCCCGTGCGTGTCGCCGGCGAATTCATAACGGCGGGCGCCGAAGCTCCCGCTTTCGAACTGGTTAAGAGCGATCTCTCGCCCCTGCGTCTGAGCGACCTCAAAGGCAAGCGCGTCGTGCTGAACATCTTCCCAAGTCTCGATACGAGCGTATGCGCGACTTCGGTGCGCAAATTCAACAAGCTGGCCGCTTCGCTGCCCGATACCGTCGTTGTGGCCGTGTCGAAGGACCTGCCTTTCGCGCATGCCCGTTTCTGCACGACCGAGGGCATCGAGAATGTCGTGCCCGCATCGGATTTCCGGGCATCGGGATTCGACGGGGCTTATGGCGTGCTGATGGCCGACGGACCGCTGGCCGGCCTGCTGGCGCGTGCCGTCGTGGTGATCGACAAGGCGGGCAGGGTGGTGTACACCGAGCTGGTGCCGGAGATTACCGAGGAGCCTGACTACGACAAGGCCGTCGAAGCCGTGAAAGCTAACTAA
- a CDS encoding putative quinol monooxygenase, whose protein sequence is MIRLNVFIRTTESNRAEILSVAKELVTASLKDEGCIAYDIFESATRPDVLMICETWSDAKALAAHEQASHFTTLVPRLHQLGEMKLEKFVF, encoded by the coding sequence ATGATAAGACTGAATGTTTTTATCCGCACGACCGAATCCAACCGTGCGGAAATACTCTCCGTGGCAAAAGAACTGGTGACCGCTTCGCTCAAGGACGAAGGCTGCATTGCGTACGATATTTTCGAGAGTGCGACGCGTCCGGACGTGCTGATGATCTGCGAGACGTGGAGCGACGCCAAGGCGCTGGCTGCACACGAACAGGCGTCGCATTTCACGACGCTGGTGCCGCGTCTGCATCAGTTGGGCGAAATGAAACTGGAGAAGTTTGTTTTCTAA
- a CDS encoding virion core protein, T7 gp14 family, with amino-acid sequence MFPLIALAAISVASSIAGGISANKKQRKADQILSDRERNLKEWYNSEMNMPYLDRADSRAMLKRIRDYNEDELKAMNTNAVKSGATDEAKVAAANKLNKNYSQTLAQIAGLGEQHKDQVRRDYQARMDNLTGTRYQAQLGKAAGTQNMISGIGSSLGQLAMLYGMGSGSGGGLANFAGGK; translated from the coding sequence ATGTTTCCATTAATCGCATTGGCCGCCATTTCCGTCGCTTCGTCGATTGCAGGCGGCATTTCTGCCAATAAAAAGCAACGTAAGGCCGATCAGATACTCAGCGACCGCGAGCGGAACCTCAAGGAGTGGTACAACTCCGAAATGAATATGCCTTACCTCGACCGAGCTGATTCACGGGCCATGCTGAAACGCATCCGGGACTACAACGAGGACGAACTAAAGGCCATGAACACCAACGCCGTGAAAAGCGGCGCTACGGACGAGGCAAAAGTTGCCGCCGCCAACAAGCTCAACAAAAACTATTCGCAGACCCTCGCCCAGATCGCGGGGCTTGGAGAACAGCACAAAGATCAAGTGCGCCGCGACTATCAAGCCCGCATGGACAACCTTACAGGGACGCGCTATCAAGCGCAACTTGGCAAGGCCGCAGGCACGCAGAATATGATTAGCGGCATCGGGAGCTCCCTCGGCCAGTTAGCCATGCTCTACGGTATGGGCAGCGGTTCCGGCGGCGGTTTAGCAAATTTTGCAGGTGGGAAATAG
- a CDS encoding sigma factor-like helix-turn-helix DNA-binding protein codes for MSRKTLDDDEKNAVCVRYVQTGSLRAVAAEFGISAMRVKRLWDSIGSDQQQVIRASVEEVRQEVETVIVQSELTGDYLERVIQARNAAINELYNRLTNIVHRNKMTDKNLIAACKTLHDISIGAEQPQTEPGSLFMVLNQRIHKEINNNYYLQDGTNETTSPGAGNQSGGNRSDG; via the coding sequence ATGTCGCGCAAAACACTCGACGACGATGAAAAGAACGCAGTCTGTGTGAGATACGTGCAGACGGGGAGTTTACGCGCCGTTGCTGCCGAGTTCGGAATAAGTGCGATGCGAGTAAAGCGGTTATGGGATAGCATAGGCAGCGACCAGCAGCAGGTAATACGGGCATCGGTCGAAGAGGTTCGGCAAGAGGTTGAAACGGTGATCGTGCAAAGCGAGCTCACCGGGGACTATCTGGAACGGGTGATACAGGCCCGAAATGCGGCAATCAACGAGCTCTACAATCGGCTGACCAATATTGTGCATCGCAACAAAATGACGGATAAGAACCTGATAGCAGCCTGTAAAACCCTGCACGACATCAGCATTGGGGCCGAGCAGCCTCAGACGGAGCCCGGCAGCCTATTTATGGTGCTGAATCAACGTATTCATAAGGAAATCAATAACAACTACTACTTACAAGATGGAACGAATGAAACAACCAGTCCCGGTGCTGGGAATCAATCGGGCGGAAACCGATCTGACGGTTAA
- a CDS encoding phosphoadenosine phosphosulfate reductase family protein, whose amino-acid sequence MSALEHKIAYSIALLRRGEALALRMSPDGYHLAFSGGKDSMVLYHLAKMAGVKFKAHMQVTTIDPPELMQFVRANYPDVVLHRPTINFYDLIVKKQMLPLQHVRYCCAYLKEQAGAGTVTLLGIRAAESTRRAARNELEVSGHKFSGSLDQFNRRSDRSFACVNGKDKIMLSPIFRWSDADVWNLIRGQGLPYCRLYDEGYHRIGCIFCPMASTKIKAKDRMRYPGVEKAIKRSIQHLIDNNGYMNNYQATADEIFNWWVSNTSAKEFFGMLRFQRTIDFNDI is encoded by the coding sequence ATGAGTGCACTCGAACATAAGATCGCATATTCCATCGCACTTCTCCGACGTGGTGAGGCGTTGGCCTTACGCATGTCCCCAGACGGCTATCATTTAGCATTCTCCGGCGGGAAAGATAGTATGGTATTATACCACCTCGCAAAGATGGCCGGGGTCAAATTCAAAGCCCACATGCAGGTAACAACTATTGACCCGCCGGAGCTCATGCAGTTTGTTCGGGCCAACTATCCCGACGTGGTGTTACACCGCCCGACGATCAACTTTTACGATCTGATCGTAAAGAAACAGATGCTCCCTTTACAGCATGTTCGGTACTGTTGTGCTTATCTAAAAGAACAGGCAGGAGCAGGAACCGTCACACTTTTGGGCATCCGAGCAGCAGAAAGTACCCGCCGGGCAGCACGCAACGAGTTAGAGGTATCTGGTCATAAATTCAGCGGGAGCCTCGACCAATTCAACCGACGATCTGATCGCAGCTTCGCGTGTGTGAACGGCAAAGACAAAATTATGCTTTCGCCGATTTTCCGCTGGTCGGATGCTGATGTCTGGAATTTAATTCGTGGACAAGGCTTACCATACTGCCGACTTTATGACGAGGGCTATCATCGTATAGGCTGCATATTCTGTCCAATGGCATCAACAAAAATTAAAGCCAAAGATCGCATGCGTTATCCCGGAGTTGAAAAAGCAATTAAACGCAGTATCCAACATCTAATCGACAATAATGGCTATATGAATAATTATCAAGCAACAGCAGATGAGATTTTTAATTGGTGGGTATCGAACACGTCCGCAAAGGAGTTTTTCGGAATGTTGAGGTTTCAGAGAACAATAGACTTTAACGATATATGA